From the Hordeum vulgare subsp. vulgare chromosome 1H, MorexV3_pseudomolecules_assembly, whole genome shotgun sequence genome, the window gagggttggacctctaaaaatatttacgggtttaagggtttaagggttctagtctaagccgtttttcggacgaaaactgtaaaaaacggttatttttaagggtttgggggtttgagggttctactagagatgctcttagcgcCACTCGCTCGCtcactctcctccttctcctctcaagCCTTCAATCACCACCCAGGTATAGCCACAGACCAACCTCATGCATGTTAGACACGCTACAATCTTCTCCGTCTTGCTCGTCCTCTTCATGCTCTCCGTCATCGTCACACAGAAGCCCCTCTTCCCGACTCGGTCACCGCCGCGTCTCATCAACCACGTCAACGGTGGGTGCGATTACTCCGACGGGAAATGGGTGAGGGACATCACCGCCACCACCACGACCTATGGGGAGGACTACCCGTTCCTCGACCCCGGCTTCCGTTGCATGCAAAATGGCCGAAACGACTCGTCCTTTCGTCAGTGGCGCTGGCAACCTCGCCATGGTAGCTGCCACCTCCCTAAGTATGTTTGTAttcatcgtcatcgttatcgtcattGACATCTCCAATGAAATAGAACTTACATGTTTAAATTTGATAGGTTTAACGCGTCCGATATGCTGGAGAGGAGCCGGAACGGCCGGATCGTGTTCGTCGGCGACTCCATCGGTCGCAACCAATGGGAGTCCATGTTGTgcatgctcgccgccgccgtgccGGCCGGTTCGAGGATAAAAGAGAAGTTCGGGAAGCCCCTGAGCCGGCACAAGGGCTACCTCTCCATGGTCTTTGCGGATTACAACCTCTCCGTGGAGTACTACCGCGCGCCCATGCTCGTCAAGGTCGACCGTCTCCCGCCGACGAGCGATGGCGCAATCAAGAGGGCCATCCGGCTTGACGTGGTGCCGCGGCATGCCGCCCGCTGGGCCAGCGCCGATGTGCTCGTCCTCAACACGGGTCACTGGTGGAACCTGCATAAGACCATCAAATCGTATGTAATTAGCTAGCTGCCACATGAAATTTTTATATTGTTATCACAATGGTTAGTTATTTGACTGGAGCTGCAATCAATGCTTGCAGAGGAAACTATTTCACCGTGGGCGATCGGTTCAACGTGACAACAAACATCAAGGAAGCATTCCGACGGTCTTTGCA encodes:
- the LOC123394941 gene encoding protein trichome birefringence-like 8, translating into MHVRHATIFSVLLVLFMLSVIVTQKPLFPTRSPPRLINHVNGGCDYSDGKWVRDITATTTTYGEDYPFLDPGFRCMQNGRNDSSFRQWRWQPRHGSCHLPKFNASDMLERSRNGRIVFVGDSIGRNQWESMLCMLAAAVPAGSRIKEKFGKPLSRHKGYLSMVFADYNLSVEYYRAPMLVKVDRLPPTSDGAIKRAIRLDVVPRHAARWASADVLVLNTGHWWNLHKTIKSGNYFTVGDRFNVTTNIKEAFRRSLQTVKDWALTNPRLSKRGHLFFRSYSPSHYGNRTWDTGGSCTDQWDPLTTSTSERDQQEHSWINTMISSVARSMRRRHGMNKDAVFLNITYTTGLRRDGHPSRYREPETPSDAPEDCSHWCLPGVPDVWNQMMYGHLVSMGFDMGSINR